The following DNA comes from Sphingorhabdus sp. M41.
CTTTGCTGGTGACATTTTTGCGCAAATCCTCGAGCGACAGGTCGGATTGTAGCGCCAACTCCAATGTTCCGCGAACAGTCCCCAGAACCAGGTTTTTGGCATCTTTCTCACTGAAGCCCAGATTTTCAGCGGCCTCGACATAGGCGCGCAGCATTTCGAAAACATAGCCGGGACCGCTTCCGGCCACCGCAGTCAGGCGATCGAGCATGTCCTCGCTGTCCACCCAGACGATTTCGCCCGAACATAAGGCCAGTCGTTCGATTTCGCCGGAAGCATTTTCGGATACCGCGCCATGGGCATAAAGGCCGCTGACACCCTTGCCGATGACGGCGGGCAGGTTCGGCATGATCCGGATCACCGAGCGTCCCGGCGCATGGGCTGCGAGCTTTGCCGCGGAATATCCGGCCGCTATCGAACTTATCACGCCGGAAGGACTTAATCGCGGTAGATAGGCGGGAAGCACATCATCAATCAGCTGCGGTTTCAGCGCGACGATAAGATAGTCAAAAACCTGCTCGCCCAGTTCCTCGACCGAGCCGACCTGGGATACGCCCTCGGGGAGATCCGGATTGGCAGGATCCGCCACCGTAAATTCATGATCGGTGTTCGCGGCCCAGGCCTTCAGCAGCGCACCGCCCATGTTTCCGCATCCAAGGAGCAATATTTTTGTCAAATTAATCTCTTGCTGTTAGTGATAATATGGTTGTGCAATATGCTTAGTATTCAAAACAGACATGTCAACAAATGCTTATTTTATATAGCTTTCGTGCAAAATTATATGTTTTGATCACTAAATTATTGCACTGGATAGGTTCAATCCCTACCTCCTTCAAAGAGTAATAAGGGCATCAGGTCAAATGGTACAAGGTAAAACAATCGTTGTGAAAGTCGGCTCCAGCCTGCTTGCTAACGAAGAACGGCTCACGCCGCGCTGGGCTTTCATGCATAAATTGCTGGAAGACCTCGCCCGGTTGCGGGAAGGCGGAGCGAAAGTCATCTTATGCTCGTCCGGCTCTGTCGCATTGGGCATGAATATGATTGGCCAGCGACCCGAGACAGCCGGGCTGCGCGACAAGCAGGCCGCCGCGGCCTGCGGCATGCCGCTTCTGCTCAATGCCTATAAGCAGGTTGCCCACGAATATAGTTTTGAAATAGCACAGGTGCTGGTGACCTTGCGCGACCTGGAAGACCGCAAAAGGTTTCTGAATACCAAGAACACGGTCGACCGCCTGCTCGATGCGAATATCATGCCGATCATCAACGAGAATGACACGATCACGACCGAAGAAATCCGGGTTGGCGACAATGACCGGCTGTCAGCGAAAATCGCGCAGATGCTGCAGGCCGACGAGCTGATCATATTGACGCAGGTCGATGGCCTGTTCGACAAGGACCCTTCGGAACCCGGTGCCCAGTTGGTCGAGGAAGTAACCGATGTCTCACCCTATCTCGCGGTGACGGAGGGCGTGAGCAGCCTCGGCAGCGGCGGCATGCTGACGAAAATCCAGGCAGCCCATATGGCGCAAAATGCAGGCTGCGACACGCGGATCGCGCATGGAGAACATGACAATCCGGTAACGTCCGTTTTGAACAATGAAAGACGACACACGAGAATTCTTGCCAATGAGCGTCCCGAATCTGCCTGGGCAAACTGGTTGTCAGACCGTCTGCAAATGGCGGGAAGCATTGTGGTGACCGAGGCGACCGCCGAAGCATTCAAATCCGGCCGGCGGAATATTGGCCGGGAAGATGTGCTCTCCATCCAGGGGCCTTATGTCAAAGGCGATGTGATCCACATTTATGGCGAATCCGGCGACGAACTGGCCAGAGGCCTGACCAATTTCTCGTCCGACGAAACCATGGCTCTGGCCCGAAACCCGACATTGTCGGCCATGCAGCTACTGGGCTATAAAACTCTCGGCACGCTGATTACCGACAAAAATATGGTCGTATTGGATGACCGGCACCTGACCTGGGATTTGCCGGCAAATGAAGTGATGACCGAGGTCATACCCCAAAGCTAGATTTCGCCGACCTCGAGGATCGGAGCGGATTCGAGCTGGCTCGCATCCATCATCACGGCAATGCGCTGGACCGAGGAGATCAGCAGATTCTGTTCCCAGGGTTCCAGTTTCGACAGGGACACCAGAAAGTCTTCCTGCAGCATTTCCGGTGCATTTTCGATACACTCCCGTCCTTTCTCGGTCAGAACGATTTCCACAGAGCGCCGGTCATCTGCGCTTTTTTCACGGGTGACCATCGCGGATTTTTCCAGACGGTCGACAATCGATGTCACTGTGGCATGCGACAGGTGCACCGATTTGGCGATCACCGACGGTTTCGCCCGCCCGTCCTTTTCCAACGCCTTCAGAAGCAGAAGTTGCGGCGTTGTCTGGCCGGTCTCCCGCTCCAGTTTTTTGGACTGCAAATCGATCGCCCGGTTAATCTGGCGCAAGGCGACCAAAAGTGCGTTTGAATTTGACATGGCCAGCCTGATACAGATTTTTCCGTCAATGGCCCAGAATATTGCATATCTCACGACCATTGCGTCAGATTGACCCGCCAGATGAAGGGGCAGGGGGAGTTTTACCGGAAACACTCCTTGTCAGGAAATAAT
Coding sequences within:
- a CDS encoding pyrroline-5-carboxylate reductase family protein, with the translated sequence MTKILLLGCGNMGGALLKAWAANTDHEFTVADPANPDLPEGVSQVGSVEELGEQVFDYLIVALKPQLIDDVLPAYLPRLSPSGVISSIAAGYSAAKLAAHAPGRSVIRIMPNLPAVIGKGVSGLYAHGAVSENASGEIERLALCSGEIVWVDSEDMLDRLTAVAGSGPGYVFEMLRAYVEAAENLGFSEKDAKNLVLGTVRGTLELALQSDLSLEDLRKNVTSKGGTTAAGLDALNGKGEFSAQIRDTLEAAYKRAVELR
- the proB gene encoding glutamate 5-kinase, whose product is MVQGKTIVVKVGSSLLANEERLTPRWAFMHKLLEDLARLREGGAKVILCSSGSVALGMNMIGQRPETAGLRDKQAAAACGMPLLLNAYKQVAHEYSFEIAQVLVTLRDLEDRKRFLNTKNTVDRLLDANIMPIINENDTITTEEIRVGDNDRLSAKIAQMLQADELIILTQVDGLFDKDPSEPGAQLVEEVTDVSPYLAVTEGVSSLGSGGMLTKIQAAHMAQNAGCDTRIAHGEHDNPVTSVLNNERRHTRILANERPESAWANWLSDRLQMAGSIVVTEATAEAFKSGRRNIGREDVLSIQGPYVKGDVIHIYGESGDELARGLTNFSSDETMALARNPTLSAMQLLGYKTLGTLITDKNMVVLDDRHLTWDLPANEVMTEVIPQS
- a CDS encoding MarR family winged helix-turn-helix transcriptional regulator; protein product: MSNSNALLVALRQINRAIDLQSKKLERETGQTTPQLLLLKALEKDGRAKPSVIAKSVHLSHATVTSIVDRLEKSAMVTREKSADDRRSVEIVLTEKGRECIENAPEMLQEDFLVSLSKLEPWEQNLLISSVQRIAVMMDASQLESAPILEVGEI